In Paramicrobacterium humi, the genomic stretch CGTCGAACACGCCGTTGCGGGCCTCCTCCACGACGCGCGCGTGGAACAGGTGGTCGGCGTGGGCGAAGGCGAGAAGATCATCGGATGCCGCGGCGCGCCGCTGCTCATCGAGGAGGCGCGCCAGCTCGGAGCCGAGCCGGGCGGTGTCGCCGCGGTCGGCGGCGGTGCGCGCGGCCGTGCTCTCGAGCATGATGCGCGCCTCGAGCAGGTCGCGCACCTCAGCGTCGTCGATCGCCGTGACGAGAGCGCCCTTCTTGGGGTAGAGGCGCAGCAGCCCGCGCGCCTCAAGCAGGAGGAACGCCTCGCGCACGGGGGTGCGGCTCATGCCGAGGA encodes the following:
- a CDS encoding GntR family transcriptional regulator, which encodes MPDLILNADAAPDGAPAVQRAYLPVATAIVTGDLAAGTMITEGEVSTILGMSRTPVREAFLLLEARGLLRLYPKKGALVTAIDDAEVRDLLEARIMLESTAARTAADRGDTARLGSELARLLDEQRRAAASDDLLAFAHADHLFHARVVEEARNGVFDEIYDSLGPRFERVTHRIVARDAARLAEFISQHEQLAQLIATGRSHEYEPALRTHVMPLG